One region of Quercus lobata isolate SW786 chromosome 2, ValleyOak3.0 Primary Assembly, whole genome shotgun sequence genomic DNA includes:
- the LOC115963415 gene encoding uncharacterized protein LOC115963415 → MDNPKLKEDGGLGKEGMFLYTTQIGFNAPHKTCRTQVLLLTNDVSDKLMWKHSSFGEYEVRSAYNILLKDEALKSPVELRPPHIPADVWQLIWKVKTPHKVNLFVWKLMQDFIPTFLTLKNRGISTRSICPICDEGEESTSHLFLHCAFARACWHGSTLPIHTSDLSNTSLQIWLSNIILSFKQMDQVRMDYLRSVFTFLWTIWNHRNMVIQDGITPNPIEVILTAHTLPCWLKEAYEKKESHDNSHRGNYSAYQNIGGPWDLIVKVAGARTKRPRRTAFAYEATDLQGIVIFWVPPVVEHLQPMQQLKKV, encoded by the exons ATGGACAACCCAAAGCTTAAGGAAGATGGTGGATTAGGAAAGGAAGGGATGTTCCTCTACACCACCCAAATTGGTTTCAATGCCCCACACAAAACCTGCAGAACCCAAGTCTTGTTACTG ACTAATGATGTATCAGATAAGCTCATGTGGAAACACTCCTCATTTGGAGAGTATGAAGTCAGGAGTGCATACAATATACTCCTTAAGGATGAGGCCCTAAAGTCACCTGTTGAACTAAGACCTCCTCATATTCCAGCTGATGTGTGGCAGCTTATCTGGAAAGTGAAAACTCCTCACAAAGTTAACCTATTCGTGTGGAAACTTATGCAGGATTTTATACCTACTTTCCTTACCTTGAAAAATAGGGGAATTAGTACTAGGAGCATATGCCCTATATGTGATGAGGGAGAAGAGTCTACTTCTCACTTGTTTCTCCATTGTGCCTTTGCTAGAGCTTGCTGGCATGGGTCTACCCTACCCATACATACATCAGACTTAAGCAATACAAGTCTACAGATCTGGCTTAGCAACATCATATTGAGTTTCAAACAGATGGACCAAGTGAGAATGGACTACCTTAGATCTGTTTTCACATTCCTTTGGACAATCTGGAACCACAGGAACATGGTGATTCAGGATGGCATTACCCCTAACCCCATTGAAGTCATACTAACTGCTCATACCTTACCTTGCTGGTTAAAGGAAGCttatgaaaagaaagaaagccatGACAATTCACATAGGGGAAACTATTCTGCATACCAGAATATTGGAGGACCTTGGGACTTGATTGTCAAGGTAGCAGGTGCCAGGACGAAGAGACCTAGGAGGACTGCTTTTGCATATGAGGCAACAGACTTACAAGGGATAGTCATTTTTTGGGTACCACCAGTAGTGGAGCATCTACAGCCAATGCAGCAGCTCAAGAAGGTTTAG